The DNA sequence TCAATGGTGGTTCGAAACACAGCATTCCCGCTTTGGATGTAGGTCTTGACATCCACCAAACCCAGCTCGGAAAGCAGTTTCCGGAGTTCGGCCATGGGAAGTTTTTTCTGACCGGAGACATTGATTCCCCGAAGGAGGCAGATATAGGTGTTCATCGTTTTGGAATTGCCGCAATTTGAGTAAAAACCCAAGCAGTAGCCAATACTTTTCCACGATCCGGTACTGATTTATCCACCTACGAAAAAACCCTCCCGCAAACGGAAGGGTTCCAAAGCTATGATCGGTTCTGTTCTGCTTGAATCTTTAGCGACGGACAAAGCTGAAAAATAGTCCTCCTGCCATCATTGAGGAGGCGATCAGTCCTTGTCGGAAAGGCTTGATTGTTTCATGACTCGCTCCAGAAAACTCTTGAATCACCCAAGAAATCAATAAGGACACTGCCAAGATCCCCATCAAGGATGATGAGGTGATCGCGAATCTCTTTACTGACTGCTTTACTTTTTCCATGCAAAAATCGCTTTTGATGCTAAGGTGAAATAGGAGCAAGATCCGAAAACCATGCATTCCACTTTTCACATTGTCCATTCGTAGAAATATGAGCGAGTTGGGAAGGTATACGGCACTCCCAATGCTTGGATTTGACCATTGCCGCATTTCTGCAAAGTTTCATTTTACGCTGAAAGAATCGTGTACTTTCCCTGTTTCTCGTCTACACTTTTCAACGTATCTCTCCCGGTCATGCATAAAAAATCAGGAGGCCACTCCGAACAAGAATGGCCTCCTGATGATTATGGAAAGCTTCGATTATTCAATCACCACCTTGCCCACATAGCTTTCTTTCCCCTTCAACTCGAAGAGGTACAAGCCCGGAGCAAGTCCCTCGCGATTCAGCGTGAATCGGTCGGTGCGTTGAGCGGGAATCACCTTCACCTCGCGGCCTTGGAGATCACGCAAGATCAGGGAAACTTCCTCCATCTCGGTATTCTCGAAAGTGATCTGGGTCGCATCTTGGAATGGGTTTGGAGCCACCTGCACATTCCCAAAAGTCCTCGGATCAACAGATATAGAAGTCATCTCTAGGATCTCGAGATTCATGAAAAAGTCCGCTCCAGAAAACAGGGGCATGGCATTGTCTCTAATCTTGAAAGGTACCATGATCGTTTCTTCTGTCATGCTTGTATCTGGGGTCCAGTCGATCTGTACAGTCAGAGGATTCGAGCCTGAAACCGTCACCATCGCTCCCGGGAGCATTTGGGTCAAATCTGTAACCAGCTCCAAAGAATCGCCTGCATCCGCATCCGTAAAGACCATGTCCCATACATTCGATACACCTGCCTCTAGCTCGAAATTCAGCTCGGTCGTCTCTATCACTGTGGATGAAGAAAACTGACTATAGATCGGCTGAACATTTTCAAAATCATCAAAGACCTTTACATGAAGATCCCGATTGTAACGACCTTGAAGGACTCCGTTCCTGTACTCTTCTGCCTGGACACGAATTACCCCATGTACGGCTTGAGGATTGATTTTGGGAGAAATAGTAAGCCACCCTGTCTGAGGATTCAGCTGAACATCAAAACCCGACCCTAAAGGCTCAACAACTGAATATCCGGGAAGGTATGCGACGTTCTGAATAACACCGTTTTCCTTTTCGCTCACTGGAATCATCGTGTATACCAGGCTATCTCCATCAGGATCAGTCATAGACATATCGTATTGATATACTCCAGAGTAGTGGTGAAGCACTGAACCCACCCCATTTTGGACGGGCCATCCATTGGCTGATGGATTGTCAACATTGTGAATCTCGCTAGAATTATAAACTGGAGAAGTACTGTTGACAATGAATGTTGTTACGCCCATATGCAAACAGCAAGTCTCATACTCAATTTCGAAGTAACAGCTACCCGAAGATTGAGGACAATAGGTAAAATCCCATTCAAACACCACTTCAGCATAACCTGGAAAAACTCCCCCATCACAAGCAGAGTTCAAACCGGGAGCCAGTTGGGTAATGTCTGTTACACTAATTTGGGTGGGATTGGTCAGCGTATCAATCAACGTACAGCCTTGGGAAGATTTGAGGGTCAGGGTCCTCATCTTCTCGACATCGACAGTTCCGCCCAAAGTAGCAAACGCCCCTGTGCAATCGAAATATGCGCGTTGGGTTAATTTCCAATCACAACCACTTACATGGTCTACAGAGACATCTACCCCTTGCACATGAGTGGCACGAGACAGAACAAAGGAAAACAGGATGGTCGAAAGCAACAGTCCGCTGCGGAGTGTCGCCATCATGGAAGAACCTAGATTCAGGTTCAACAGGTTGGTCTTCATGAAAAACTTTAAAAAATGAATCAATGAATAATGGGCCTAGGATTACAAAGGCGATGCTAAATGGTATCTGTTGTGGTGAATTCGAATTGGCAATTAGAGGGAATAATTTCCTCAAAATTCCAAAATAATATCTATAAGCGAATAGATCTGACCTTCGAAATGAACTACAAATTACAGTCCATTCAGCAATATTTTCAATTCAGAATATTATTTTCTCACATAACATCAACAATACCCGCTCCAATAATCAAATCCCCCATCCAGCCAAGAGCCGAATGGGGGATTTCACATGGATATTCAAAGAGCCTATTCAATCACCACCTTGCCCACATAGCTTTCTTTCCCCTTCAACTCGAAGAGGTACAAGCCCGGAGCAAGTCCCTCGCGATTCAGCGTGAATCGGTCGGTGCGTTGAGCGGGGATCACCTTCACCTCGCGGCCTTGGAGATCACGCAAGATCAGGGAGACTTCCTCCATCTCGGTATTCTCGAAAGTGATCTGGGTCGCATCTTGGAATGGGTTTGGAGCGACTTCCACTTGGCCGAAGATCGTCGGATCGATGCTCACCGCATCCACCGGAATCGTGTAGGTCACAGTATCCATGCCACACTCGTTCTCGACAATCAGCGTGACATCGTAAACTCCCGGCCCGGCAAAGGTATACTCTAAGGACTCTGAAGAAGCCCCGCTGAGCGTATCTACAGACCAACTGATGGAAGTAGCATTCATGCTCACATCCAGCAACGATACAGTCAAGCCTTGTACATTGTATTGGAAATCCGCCTCAGGCAATGGGATCACCTCAACGTACTGGCTATCCAGTGCAGTTACACCCAAGGCATCGGTCACCTGTACCCAATACCATCCCGATACGGTCGGTTCAGTCATGCTCGCAGCGGGATCAGCGGTAGATGCACCCGTGCTCCAATCGAATTGGTACGGAGGCAAACCATCGGAAATCACCGCGGCATCCAACATTCCATCCCCACACAGGGTGTCTGGCGCAGAAAGGGACACTTGCGGATAGGCGAAGATCGTATTCACCGTCTCATTGGTGAAGATCGGATCGTTGTAGTCGAAGTAAATCGCGGCTCGGTTGGTGATACTCGTGCCAATCGGCGCGGTGCCATCGTGGCTCACACGGTAAGACAAGTACCCGATACTTCCGGCGGGGTTACTCGCGGAATCAGGCAACCAGATGTTGTCAAAGGTCCAGACCAGCACATTGTCATCCTCTATGGCGAGACTAAAGTTGTGGCTGGCGCCGATCACCAAAATGGAGCTGGCTGGAAGCGATGGATCGAGGGTATCGCGAACCACCACCTTGATCGCCGGGAAGTTACCTGTATTCTGGAAGCGGACGGTATAGGTCAGGTCTTGCTGATCCGCCTCGATCAATCCAAGTGGTCCGATTCCCGCCGGAGAGACCTGCTTGTCGTTTGGATCGTAGGACGCCACAATCTCGGTCTTCAGGGTATCGATGTTGTTGGTGGTATCCGAATCTCCCGCAAATGGGGTGATGATGGAAGAGAAACAAGCAGTATCTCCTACCACGGCAGACGTATCACCTGTTACCATGATATGGATTTGTCCGCCCTGAAATGGTATCAGGGAACCCAATGCCCAAGTTCCGGTACGGGTGGCAGGATCATAGGTCGTCATCGGTGGATTGGCAAAATTGATCGTCACACTCGGATCATGCGTCCATGAAACGGTAGTCGTGGATGGACTTACGCCTCCTCCGATGTTCATGTAGGACAAATACGCGGGGGTAGTGGCTCCCGGTGCGACAACCGGGCCCATCTCATGGACAAACAGGTTGAAATCCGATCCAATGGATACGGGGAAATGCAGGTTATTCTCCACCTGTCCTGTAGTACTGAAGAAAACGCCTTGCGTAATGATGCTTGCACAAGCCGAATCAGCAGTCAACGCCAGAGCACTCATGGACACAGCCGAGGTCAAGTATACCCCCGTCCCAACTTGCATCTCATAGACCCCATTGGCATCGGTAAACGCCTGATCCCCCGTATTCAACGTCACCAAGACGTAGGGAATAGGAATATCCGTAGAATCATATTGGCAGTTTCCATTCATGTCGAAATACACGACACCGGAGATGATGTTGACGCAAGAATCGTCCTCAGCGAGGGTGAACAGCTGCACCGCCATACATCCCATGGAATCCGTGATTGTCAACCAGTAATCCCCAGCAGCTACCCCAGTCAGCGAGCTGGTGGTATCTCCTGTGCTCCAAAGCAGGGTGTATGGACCCGTTCCGCCGGTTACGCTCACATGTATCTCTCCATCGGCCTGCCCACAACTTGGAGTCACGATGGAGTCAGCTACAGCAGAAAGCTCATTTGCCGAGATGAAAAAGGTATCCGCTCCAAATGGCACACCGGAACCGTCATAGTAGCTCACATAGTAATATCCCACCCCCAAATCAGAAATCGATGAGGTAGTATCGCCTGTGCTCCACAGGTATTGGATACCCAAAATATTGGAGGACAGGGAGATGCTGCCATTGGTGGAATCGCACTCGGTATCGACCACCGTTGCATCCAGACAATTAGCAGCCACATGGATCGTCATCAGGTAGTCTCCACCTGTAAAGTAGGAAGAGGCACCATCTACAATCTCGATGGGCACATTGAGGGTTTGTCCGGCATATTGTGCAGATGGGGTCCAAGAGATCTGCACATTGAGTGGATTGGTTCCAGAAGTGGTGACCACAGCTCCCGGCAGATAGTTCTGGATATTGGTGTAAAGAGATAGCGTATCTGTACTATCAGAATCCGTAAATACCATGTCCCATGATCCTGTCAGGCCCGCACACATGGAGTATTCCCAGTCGGCAATCTCTGTCACTTGAGTAAATGTCACCGTATCCAACAAGGTCTGGACATTGGATTGATCATCGACTACCAGCACAAATACATCACGCTCATAGATCCCTAGGATCACGCCATTTCGGTATTCGGTGGTTTTGACTTTGAGCATCGTCTGCTCATAGGTCGGCATACTGTCAGGAGAGATCGTCAGGAATCCATTCAGCCCAAGGGAGATACTATAGTGGGGACCCATAGGGCTCAATGGCGAATATCCTGCTGAATAGCCCATCGGAACACCAGCCTGCTGCGTCATGGTAGCCAACTCATACACAAGGCTATCCCCATCCGGATCAGTCATGGACAGATCATAGATGTAGGTACCATTCATGCCATGTGTGATGATGTCATTGCCGTTGGGAAAAGGAGGCGTATTTGACGAATCGATAAAAGCATCCCAAGGAATCGTCATGGTACGATACATCGCTTCATTGGCCATCCCCGATGTCATGGTGCTGGAAGTACAGCACACATCGAAATCCACGATGAACTGGCATCCGGAAATCGCAGTGTCGCAAAGCGAGAATCCGTGCCGATAGACCACTTCTGCCATCCCATAGACAGGGCTTCCGGGCAGAAAACAGGAGGAAATCACCCCGGGTGCCAATTGCGTGACCTCCTGATTGGAGATCAAAACAGGCGCACCTAAAGGCAATGGCGAGAGGCATCCCCCAGAAGTCAGCATCGAAAGCTCAAAATTCGACTCTGGAGGCATGACATTCCCTGCGCCT is a window from the Pontibacter sp. G13 genome containing:
- a CDS encoding T9SS type A sorting domain-containing protein — its product is MKTNLLNLNLGSSMMATLRSGLLLSTILFSFVLSRATHVQGVDVSVDHVSGCDWKLTQRAYFDCTGAFATLGGTVDVEKMRTLTLKSSQGCTLIDTLTNPTQISVTDITQLAPGLNSACDGGVFPGYAEVVFEWDFTYCPQSSGSCYFEIEYETCCLHMGVTTFIVNSTSPVYNSSEIHNVDNPSANGWPVQNGVGSVLHHYSGVYQYDMSMTDPDGDSLVYTMIPVSEKENGVIQNVAYLPGYSVVEPLGSGFDVQLNPQTGWLTISPKINPQAVHGVIRVQAEEYRNGVLQGRYNRDLHVKVFDDFENVQPIYSQFSSSTVIETTELNFELEAGVSNVWDMVFTDADAGDSLELVTDLTQMLPGAMVTVSGSNPLTVQIDWTPDTSMTEETIMVPFKIRDNAMPLFSGADFFMNLEILEMTSISVDPRTFGNVQVAPNPFQDATQITFENTEMEEVSLILRDLQGREVKVIPAQRTDRFTLNREGLAPGLYLFELKGKESYVGKVVIE
- a CDS encoding T9SS type A sorting domain-containing protein; translated protein: MNLSTFGAPASRLGWLMKVCLLSAFCYLGFSSQTYATHYIGGDMYIEHDSGCNWFLYSRRYFDCSGGAFSAYIPLGAGNVMPPESNFELSMLTSGGCLSPLPLGAPVLISNQEVTQLAPGVISSCFLPGSPVYGMAEVVYRHGFSLCDTAISGCQFIVDFDVCCTSSTMTSGMANEAMYRTMTIPWDAFIDSSNTPPFPNGNDIITHGMNGTYIYDLSMTDPDGDSLVYELATMTQQAGVPMGYSAGYSPLSPMGPHYSISLGLNGFLTISPDSMPTYEQTMLKVKTTEYRNGVILGIYERDVFVLVVDDQSNVQTLLDTVTFTQVTEIADWEYSMCAGLTGSWDMVFTDSDSTDTLSLYTNIQNYLPGAVVTTSGTNPLNVQISWTPSAQYAGQTLNVPIEIVDGASSYFTGGDYLMTIHVAANCLDATVVDTECDSTNGSISLSSNILGIQYLWSTGDTTSSISDLGVGYYYVSYYDGSGVPFGADTFFISANELSAVADSIVTPSCGQADGEIHVSVTGGTGPYTLLWSTGDTTSSLTGVAAGDYWLTITDSMGCMAVQLFTLAEDDSCVNIISGVVYFDMNGNCQYDSTDIPIPYVLVTLNTGDQAFTDANGVYEMQVGTGVYLTSAVSMSALALTADSACASIITQGVFFSTTGQVENNLHFPVSIGSDFNLFVHEMGPVVAPGATTPAYLSYMNIGGGVSPSTTTVSWTHDPSVTINFANPPMTTYDPATRTGTWALGSLIPFQGGQIHIMVTGDTSAVVGDTACFSSIITPFAGDSDTTNNIDTLKTEIVASYDPNDKQVSPAGIGPLGLIEADQQDLTYTVRFQNTGNFPAIKVVVRDTLDPSLPASSILVIGASHNFSLAIEDDNVLVWTFDNIWLPDSASNPAGSIGYLSYRVSHDGTAPIGTSITNRAAIYFDYNDPIFTNETVNTIFAYPQVSLSAPDTLCGDGMLDAAVISDGLPPYQFDWSTGASTADPAASMTEPTVSGWYWVQVTDALGVTALDSQYVEVIPLPEADFQYNVQGLTVSLLDVSMNATSISWSVDTLSGASSESLEYTFAGPGVYDVTLIVENECGMDTVTYTIPVDAVSIDPTIFGQVEVAPNPFQDATQITFENTEMEEVSLILRDLQGREVKVIPAQRTDRFTLNREGLAPGLYLFELKGKESYVGKVVIE